The following proteins are co-located in the Planctomycetia bacterium genome:
- a CDS encoding transposase, whose amino-acid sequence MQRFLTTNVSDRFYPYLGGILRNLKCQLIRIGGIEDHIHLLIRQARDISTSEMVGELKSISSGWIHDEFPQSKDFYWQQGYAEFSVSLSGIDAVAAYIENQAEHHRVKSFQEELREFLEKHGIEFDERYMWD is encoded by the coding sequence ATGCAACGTTTCCTCACAACCAATGTTTCAGATCGTTTCTACCCTTACCTGGGCGGTATCCTGCGCAATCTTAAATGCCAATTGATTCGCATTGGTGGCATCGAAGATCATATTCATCTTCTCATTCGTCAGGCTCGGGACATTTCCACTTCGGAAATGGTAGGTGAGTTGAAATCTATTTCGTCAGGTTGGATACATGATGAGTTTCCGCAGTCGAAAGACTTCTACTGGCAGCAGGGCTACGCGGAGTTTTCAGTGAGTTTGTCGGGGATTGATGCAGTGGCAGCCTATATCGAGAATCAAGCCGAACACCATCGCGTCAAATCGTTCCAGGAGGAGTTGAGGGAGTTTCTGGAGAAACACGGAATTGAGTTCGACGAACGTTACATGTGGGATTGA
- a CDS encoding acyl-CoA/acyl-ACP dehydrogenase, whose product MNNDRGPAVLDEAKASFAETALKLGGKSEDEARRTGAIDKADDNVEAMFAARFQTTASPAHRAVWDNGVPIDLFVSTEPTVTADAQKVMDSSVEVIRKHRSAKTLMDSNKKITPQVFEELGSVGYWGLLVDKKYGGTGLPFAAFARFLTRMSLADATVSGLASVHGCIGAVDPLRTFGTEEQKQRFLPDLASGKRLSAFALTEPCAGSDLTALKTTATKAGDYYLVNGEKLFITNVVPGRTIGLVCLIENKPAVLIVDLPKEENAQFQIKKYGLHALKHTHNQGMIFKDLKVPADNLLTPTRGDGLTIAYHGLNLGRVALCAGAAGQMRVMMASMMPWSRYRVTYSQPIATRELVQRRLGRLAGLTIASDSLVAWCSGLIDQGYRGEMECIIAKIFGSESQKEAAIELFMKTHGGRAFLHGHIFGDNVHEFLAPCIYEGEGEMLGMAFFKSLVKQHGTQFFEPIGKTLAKLGIRKPNFANPAHLWALKGPLWEYSKWMMAQKTSGKTKAPLPIMPDALRGHAEFAVDWLNKAGVDISTTMRTHQLALADRQCRMAELSQRVQDAITILCTALYGGRQNDEILQKSADIACQDLTRKLTGQRPSDRYYKSVTKLGKELIDGGFKSFIDFELDEILMGY is encoded by the coding sequence ATGAATAATGATCGTGGCCCCGCTGTTCTTGATGAAGCCAAAGCATCCTTTGCGGAAACCGCTCTCAAGTTGGGAGGCAAATCGGAAGACGAAGCCCGCCGCACTGGCGCTATCGACAAGGCAGATGACAACGTCGAAGCGATGTTCGCGGCCCGCTTTCAGACCACCGCTAGTCCGGCACACCGGGCTGTGTGGGATAACGGCGTGCCTATCGATCTCTTCGTCAGCACTGAGCCAACCGTCACTGCAGATGCCCAGAAGGTGATGGACTCCTCCGTCGAGGTGATCCGCAAACACCGATCAGCCAAAACGCTGATGGATTCCAATAAGAAAATCACTCCGCAGGTCTTTGAGGAACTCGGCAGCGTTGGTTACTGGGGCTTGCTCGTTGATAAGAAGTATGGCGGTACGGGTTTGCCTTTCGCTGCCTTCGCCCGCTTTCTCACTCGCATGTCGCTGGCAGATGCCACCGTTTCCGGCCTGGCCAGCGTGCATGGGTGCATCGGCGCGGTTGATCCACTCCGTACGTTCGGCACCGAAGAACAGAAACAGCGTTTCCTGCCTGATCTTGCTTCCGGCAAACGCCTCAGTGCTTTCGCACTTACTGAACCCTGTGCAGGCAGCGATTTGACTGCACTCAAGACCACTGCTACCAAGGCAGGCGATTATTATCTCGTTAATGGCGAGAAGCTCTTCATTACCAATGTGGTGCCGGGCCGTACCATCGGTCTGGTCTGCCTGATTGAAAACAAGCCTGCGGTGCTCATTGTTGATTTGCCTAAGGAAGAGAACGCACAGTTCCAGATCAAGAAGTATGGCTTGCATGCACTGAAGCATACGCACAACCAGGGCATGATCTTCAAAGACCTGAAAGTGCCCGCAGACAACCTGCTAACCCCGACACGAGGCGACGGCTTGACCATTGCTTACCACGGGCTCAACCTAGGCCGTGTTGCCTTGTGTGCCGGCGCTGCAGGGCAGATGCGGGTGATGATGGCAAGCATGATGCCCTGGTCGCGTTACCGTGTGACGTACAGCCAGCCCATTGCCACGCGTGAGTTGGTACAACGCCGCCTGGGTCGCCTGGCTGGGCTTACTATTGCCAGCGATTCGCTCGTTGCCTGGTGTTCCGGTCTGATTGATCAGGGTTATCGTGGCGAAATGGAATGTATTATCGCCAAGATCTTCGGCAGCGAATCGCAGAAGGAAGCCGCCATCGAACTCTTCATGAAGACGCACGGCGGACGGGCCTTCCTGCATGGCCACATTTTCGGCGACAACGTCCACGAGTTCCTCGCTCCGTGTATTTACGAAGGCGAAGGCGAAATGCTCGGCATGGCGTTCTTCAAATCGCTCGTCAAGCAGCATGGTACCCAGTTCTTCGAGCCGATTGGTAAGACACTCGCCAAGCTCGGCATCCGCAAGCCAAACTTCGCCAACCCCGCACATCTCTGGGCGCTCAAAGGCCCACTGTGGGAGTACAGCAAATGGATGATGGCTCAGAAAACCAGTGGCAAAACCAAAGCACCACTGCCCATCATGCCCGATGCCTTGCGTGGCCATGCTGAGTTTGCAGTCGATTGGCTCAACAAAGCCGGCGTTGATATCAGCACCACGATGCGAACCCATCAGCTTGCCCTGGCAGATCGCCAGTGCCGCATGGCTGAACTCTCGCAAAGAGTGCAGGATGCCATCACCATTTTGTGTACCGCGCTCTACGGCGGCCGACAGAATGACGAGATTCTCCAGAAATCCGCCGACATCGCCTGCCAGGATTTAACCCGCAAGCTCACCGGGCAACGTCCCAGCGACCGCTACTACAAGAGCGTCACCAAGCTGGGCAAAGAGTTAATTGACGGCGGCTTCAAGTCGTTTATTGATTTTGAGTTGGATGAGATTCTGATGGGGTATTAG
- a CDS encoding PIN domain-containing protein gives MSQRRLVDTNVIVRYLVQDHPRHAKVANQLFEACDRQELVLVILPAVLAECVFLLQSFYQCSRRDIAEVLSQLIKTRGVEISELPVNLDALSRYSQSNLHFVDCLIAAHAASNQLPVATFDTDFKKMKDVIVEIH, from the coding sequence ATGAGTCAGCGTCGCCTGGTCGATACCAACGTCATTGTCCGGTATCTCGTGCAGGATCATCCCCGCCATGCAAAGGTTGCCAATCAGCTCTTTGAAGCATGTGATCGGCAGGAACTGGTTCTCGTGATACTTCCCGCAGTGCTGGCCGAGTGCGTCTTCCTACTGCAGTCCTTCTATCAGTGCTCTCGGCGTGATATTGCAGAGGTCTTATCGCAACTCATTAAAACACGAGGTGTTGAAATCAGTGAGTTGCCCGTGAATCTCGATGCCCTGAGCCGCTATTCCCAGAGCAACCTTCACTTCGTCGATTGCCTGATTGCTGCCCATGCTGCGAGTAACCAGCTCCCGGTAGCAACGTTTGACACAGACTTCAAGAAAATGAAAGACGTGATAGTTGAAATTCATTGA
- a CDS encoding type II toxin-antitoxin system PrlF family antitoxin: MLHSTLTKKGQTTIPNQVRESLHIMPGDRLEYIVQGDHAIIRVQPNAKSLKGALASKKGKHFSIGQIREAAAREYLRSQAK, from the coding sequence ATGCTGCATTCCACACTCACCAAGAAAGGGCAGACTACTATCCCAAACCAGGTTCGGGAATCGTTGCACATCATGCCCGGTGACAGGCTGGAGTACATTGTCCAGGGCGATCATGCTATTATTCGCGTTCAACCTAACGCCAAGTCTCTCAAGGGCGCCCTGGCCAGCAAGAAGGGTAAGCATTTTTCCATTGGCCAAATTCGTGAAGCCGCTGCCCGTGAGTACCTGCGGAGCCAGGCGAAATGA